Part of the Sander lucioperca isolate FBNREF2018 chromosome 1, SLUC_FBN_1.2, whole genome shotgun sequence genome is shown below.
ttatttatttatttattttttggcgCTTTGAGCGTCACAAGCCAAGTGCCGTCTAGTTCAATTATATTcaagagaaggcagacatctatggccgatatctccaacactgggcaacttacaccaaaacaatctcaactgataaatagcactacaggtagTTTAGCTCAAGTGTTCAATTTTCTTATATGCACTGAGATCAGCATCTGAGGTCAGCATACTGAAACACTCTCAGGCAGTTGGTGACTTGATACTCTCCGGTGGTACATACCACAATGGTGCTTTTGTCGTAATAGCGGTTGGCAAGCTTAGCAGCCCAGTTAGCTTAAATAAACACAACAGTACAAAACAAAGAAGTTAAGACTGCTGTTTACTTCTCATGCCAAACCCATGTTGGCTCATTTCAGGGTAGAAAAACTTGGCTTGTAACTGCTGGTCCAACCTCACATTAAAGCTTTTCTGAAACCATGATTTAACAGCGACAGCAGGTGTGTCTGGTAAAATATCTTTAGAAAGGGTACAGATACTAAGGTAATCTTATATTCAACAACCTAATGAAAAACATATTGTAGCACATAGCACAACTAGGAGATAATTTAGACAGACTTGGATTACAGCTGTATTCCCTAAACATGATCCTGATgacttttgcatttttcattgagCTAAGTTATAAATAATTTGAGTATCCAGCTACTGTTACAGTGACCAATGGCTACAAAGGCCTACCAGGGCAAGCCAAAGCCTTTTCGGAGCTATGAGCTAAAGTTTACACGGGAATATCTGGGCACAAGCCTACAGTGAaattacaaaaatgtcaacatggATTGTGTAGTAACATGGTTAAAATATTTGGCTTTTTCCTCCTTTACAGACATCTGATCAACAAAATTGATGGATTAATGTTCTGCTAAACGAATGTCCGGGCATTTAGAGCAACAGAATAGGTAAAATGTCTAACGCAACATTTTCCATCGACCAAGTTGAGAGCACAGTTCCTCTGCCCCACAGAGAGGCCCTCTCCCTTGAGAGTCATTACAGCAACTCGTCGTTGTCGCCTTCACCTGACTCCAACAGTAGTATTTCAAACCTGAGTGACAGAGAAGCCAACAGCTCCCCTGACATCAACATGCTTGAGGGCTGCCTCAGTGACAGCTCCTCTGTGGATAACTCCTACATCACCTTACCACAGGATAATGTATTCTGTGGCGTAAGCATGAACCTGAACCAAAGTTTCATTGCCACACCTGTTAATAGCAGTGGGAATTTCTGGAATAGAAATTTGAGTCTGATGAGCAACCATGAGATGGGATCGGATAACTATCAGACTTTCTGTAAGAACACAGATGATAGAAGTAACAGTGCAGCGATGTCTCCAGACTCTGCTGGGAGGAGTTTAGGGGAGACTTCCCATAGAGGATCCGCTGAGAATGACTGCTGCTCCATGAGCTCTGGGGAAATGGTTATAAGGAGCAACAGTTTTTGTCTGGAGGATCAGTCACTCTTGTTAGTCTCTTCCCTAGAGGAGTCATCTATCTCTCTGGCTGCAGGCCATCCAGCATTGCCTGCGGAATCTAACCTGCTGTCAACCACTCTGTCGGATCTCCTTGAAAAATCCACAGGAGTCATTGAAGAGAACACAGTTCCTCCATGTCTTGGCATGACTTTCACTCAGGCAGAGCTCCCCACTGAGGAAAATGATGAGGCAACATCcaactctcttttagctctgccAAGTGAGAATGAGATAGGTCTTATGATGACCTTTGTCTGTGAAACATCTCCTGCAGATTGTGGAAAAGAGGCTCAGTTTGCTCTTGCTGAAGCAGAGCTGTTGCCCCGTTTCCCTGAAGCGTTTATACCAGAACAAGGCAAAAACCTTGTGCCCATTGTGTCAGCTGCTCAAGACACTGATAAGGACATTCATACTTCCACTCCAGTACAAAACATTGGGAACATGATACCCAGCCTCCCCTCCTTTTCAGAGTCTCCCTGCACTGAAAACCCGGGCAGCCCAGGATTCCACCCTGTTAAACGGCAGCAAGTTTCTGTGACTCATAACCATTTGGTTGCAGGACTGGTGCCTTCAGGCAGCAAAGTCAAGAAAACGGAAATTAAAAAGTTCCCCAAGTCAGACTTCAGCAGTGTAAAATCTAAAGTCGGGACAAGAATAGTGCCAGGCCCTGCTTCACAGCTCAAACCATCTCACGTTAATGTgaacaataaacacattgaagCACATAGAGTTGCAACTACCAGGGTTACTCCAGCCAAGTTGAGGAGTAGCACTGCACTTGTCTCTACCACCACTAAAATGGTCAATGATGCCCAGCGTCGTGTGAATACAGGCGCTGCCAATTTGGGCTTGACAAGTATACAGTCATCTGGGCATACTACTGAGGATGGGCAGGAGAAGGGTAGATCATCCCCACCTTACCAGCACCCTGCTGCAAATAAACATGCTTCAGCAGTCCAATGCAGTAAAGCCAGCTCTGTAACAGAACAGGCAGCCTCAAGCCAAGTAGCAGGCACTGCAGCACAGCATTCTGTCAACCAGACCTTCTGCTTGTCAACCTTAGAAAAATCCCCTGATAAAAGCAAAAGTGGCCAAACGGATCACAAACCAACTCCAATAAAGGGCGTATTAAACAAAATTGACGTCAGGGCCGGCTCAGCTTTAGGTCAGGACAAGCCTCTTGTGCGCAAGACGCGGCCTCGCTGCTCCTCGGAGAGCTCAGCAGTGTCCTCCAGGCAACCCAGGGAGAAGAGAACAACTTTAAGGTTTTCTAATAGCATCAGCATTCACAAAGCTAACACCCAGTTGGGCCAGACCAAACCAGGGCACCTGGACTGCTCTTCTCGGAATAAACCGACCATTCCCACTGAGGCCACAAACCAACCTGCTGAAAACTCCACAAGAGAAGTTAAGAGGATCAGCCTGGTGGTGAGTATGCACTTATGTGATATAATTAAAAATTCAACAAGACTTCATTACTTACTTTCAAGTAATGCTTATTC
Proteins encoded:
- the mtus1a gene encoding microtubule-associated tumor suppressor 1 homolog A isoform X4, with product MSNATFSIDQVESTVPLPHREALSLESHYSNSSLSPSPDSNSSISNLSDREANSSPDINMLEGCLSDSSSVDNSYITLPQDNVFCGVSMNLNQSFIATPVNSSGNFWNRNLSLMSNHEMGSDNYQTFCKNTDDRSNSAAMSPDSAGRSLGETSHRGSAENDCCSMSSGEMVIRSNSFCLEDQSLLLVSSLEESSISLAAGHPALPAESNLLSTTLSDLLEKSTGVIEENTVPPCLGMTFTQAELPTEENDEATSNSLLALPSENEIGLMMTFVCETSPADCGKEAQFALAEAELLPRFPEAFIPEQGKNLVPIVSAAQDTDKDIHTSTPVQNIGNMIPSLPSFSESPCTENPGSPGFHPVKRQQVSVTHNHLVAGLVPSGSKVKKTEIKKFPKSDFSSVKSKVGTRIVPGPASQLKPSHVNVNNKHIEAHRVATTRVTPAKLRSSTALVSTTTKMVNDAQRRVNTGAANLGLTSIQSSGHTTEDGQEKGRSSPPYQHPAANKHASAVQCSKASSVTEQAASSQVAGTAAQHSVNQTFCLSTLEKSPDKSKSGQTDHKPTPIKGVLNKIDVRAGSALGQDKPLVRKTRPRCSSESSAVSSRQPREKRTTLRFSNSISIHKANTQLGQTKPGHLDCSSRNKPTIPTEATNQPAENSTREVKRISLVAESSKSITSGASWDERKSRFRAQAFPRQARGAPLSLPPAASPRPVTPSTRQRQGTFGKDEYRTSKAAGTPQSKQKSSTGSQRVQAKGEPSLGTVSTASIKPQLNGSQPPHTPTQPLLMGPPPTPTSRLPVPHKTPGPSRSLTVARVYSELSEGAGRTQVFGGAAHKPSPFKTVVLKARLITTPGKNTGPPLATACRPAPSSSKGASNSTVSPLKRTASARLVRLTSSGAVDKNKPKASSRHQHPQQQASQPNQRNGAVAVVPAGTAEGGRKDQSIQQLRGLLAASNCRFEAVAIVLQEALAEITATPFTPVLLPSLTPDRSLVAALWIVAVVKRVQISPSLASVSFT
- the mtus1a gene encoding microtubule-associated tumor suppressor 1 homolog A isoform X2, translated to MSGHLEQQNREALSLESHYSNSSLSPSPDSNSSISNLSDREANSSPDINMLEGCLSDSSSVDNSYITLPQDNVFCGVSMNLNQSFIATPVNSSGNFWNRNLSLMSNHEMGSDNYQTFCKNTDDRSNSAAMSPDSAGRSLGETSHRGSAENDCCSMSSGEMVIRSNSFCLEDQSLLLVSSLEESSISLAAGHPALPAESNLLSTTLSDLLEKSTGVIEENTVPPCLGMTFTQAELPTEENDEATSNSLLALPSENEIGLMMTFVCETSPADCGKEAQFALAEAELLPRFPEAFIPEQGKNLVPIVSAAQDTDKDIHTSTPVQNIGNMIPSLPSFSESPCTENPGSPGFHPVKRQQVSVTHNHLVAGLVPSGSKVKKTEIKKFPKSDFSSVKSKVGTRIVPGPASQLKPSHVNVNNKHIEAHRVATTRVTPAKLRSSTALVSTTTKMVNDAQRRVNTGAANLGLTSIQSSGHTTEDGQEKGRSSPPYQHPAANKHASAVQCSKASSVTEQAASSQVAGTAAQHSVNQTFCLSTLEKSPDKSKSGQTDHKPTPIKGVLNKIDVRAGSALGQDKPLVRKTRPRCSSESSAVSSRQPREKRTTLRFSNSISIHKANTQLGQTKPGHLDCSSRNKPTIPTEATNQPAENSTREVKRISLVAESSKSITSGASWDERKSRFRAQAFPRQARGAPLSLPPAASPRPVTPSTRQRQGTFGKDEYRTSKAAGTPQSKQKSSTGSQRVQAKGEPSLGTVSTASIKPQLNGSQPPHTPTQPLLMGPPPTPTSRLPVPHKTPGPSRSLTVARVYSELSEGAGRTQVFGGAAHKPSPFKTVVLKARLITTPGKNTGPPLATACRPAPSSSKGASNSTVSPLKRTASARLVRLTSSGAVDKNKPKASSRHQHPQQQASQPNQRNGAVAVVPAGTAEGGRKDQSIQQLRGLLAASNCRFEAVAIVLQEALAERDEARKQCRDLSQELGNLRGELVCSVHSSERLEKEKDELRVALEDALHTLQEQHQKDLAELEQRLQAFYQAEWDKVHLSYQQETDKCRTLLQQQMGELKDNHEVMKLELENSHAEQLQSVKQQYEMSLEELRKVHSQELQSLERTLKETGDALSGQIEKLTMENNALTEKLAAEENRRKQLADKSQKDSHTLYLEQELESLKVVLDIKNKQLHQQEKKLMEIDKLTEKNVKLDESLNKVQQENEDLKARMERHAALSRQLSTEQTVLQETLQKESKVNKRLSMENEELMWKLHNGDLSSPRKVSPTSASSPHSFSFQSPRSSGLFSSPPVSPR
- the mtus1a gene encoding microtubule-associated tumor suppressor 1 homolog A isoform X1 is translated as MSNATFSIDQVESTVPLPHREALSLESHYSNSSLSPSPDSNSSISNLSDREANSSPDINMLEGCLSDSSSVDNSYITLPQDNVFCGVSMNLNQSFIATPVNSSGNFWNRNLSLMSNHEMGSDNYQTFCKNTDDRSNSAAMSPDSAGRSLGETSHRGSAENDCCSMSSGEMVIRSNSFCLEDQSLLLVSSLEESSISLAAGHPALPAESNLLSTTLSDLLEKSTGVIEENTVPPCLGMTFTQAELPTEENDEATSNSLLALPSENEIGLMMTFVCETSPADCGKEAQFALAEAELLPRFPEAFIPEQGKNLVPIVSAAQDTDKDIHTSTPVQNIGNMIPSLPSFSESPCTENPGSPGFHPVKRQQVSVTHNHLVAGLVPSGSKVKKTEIKKFPKSDFSSVKSKVGTRIVPGPASQLKPSHVNVNNKHIEAHRVATTRVTPAKLRSSTALVSTTTKMVNDAQRRVNTGAANLGLTSIQSSGHTTEDGQEKGRSSPPYQHPAANKHASAVQCSKASSVTEQAASSQVAGTAAQHSVNQTFCLSTLEKSPDKSKSGQTDHKPTPIKGVLNKIDVRAGSALGQDKPLVRKTRPRCSSESSAVSSRQPREKRTTLRFSNSISIHKANTQLGQTKPGHLDCSSRNKPTIPTEATNQPAENSTREVKRISLVAESSKSITSGASWDERKSRFRAQAFPRQARGAPLSLPPAASPRPVTPSTRQRQGTFGKDEYRTSKAAGTPQSKQKSSTGSQRVQAKGEPSLGTVSTASIKPQLNGSQPPHTPTQPLLMGPPPTPTSRLPVPHKTPGPSRSLTVARVYSELSEGAGRTQVFGGAAHKPSPFKTVVLKARLITTPGKNTGPPLATACRPAPSSSKGASNSTVSPLKRTASARLVRLTSSGAVDKNKPKASSRHQHPQQQASQPNQRNGAVAVVPAGTAEGGRKDQSIQQLRGLLAASNCRFEAVAIVLQEALAERDEARKQCRDLSQELGNLRGELVCSVHSSERLEKEKDELRVALEDALHTLQEQHQKDLAELEQRLQAFYQAEWDKVHLSYQQETDKCRTLLQQQMGELKDNHEVMKLELENSHAEQLQSVKQQYEMSLEELRKVHSQELQSLERTLKETGDALSGQIEKLTMENNALTEKLAAEENRRKQLADKSQKDSHTLYLEQELESLKVVLDIKNKQLHQQEKKLMEIDKLTEKNVKLDESLNKVQQENEDLKARMERHAALSRQLSTEQTVLQETLQKESKVNKRLSMENEELMWKLHNGDLSSPRKVSPTSASSPHSFSFQSPRSSGLFSSPPVSPR
- the mtus1a gene encoding microtubule-associated tumor suppressor 1 homolog A isoform X3: MSNATFSIDQVESTVPLPHREALSLESHYSNSSLSPSPDSNSSISNLSDREANSSPDINMLEGCLSDSSSVDNSYITLPQDNVFCGVSMNLNQSFIATPVNSSGNFWNRNLSLMSNHEMGSDNYQTFCKNTDDRSNSAAMSPDSAGRSLGETSHRGSAENDCCSMSSGEMVIRSNSFCLEDQSLLLVSSLEESSISLAAGHPALPAESNLLSTTLSDLLEKSTGVIEENTVPPCLGMTFTQAELPTEENDEATSNSLLALPSENEIGLMMTFVCETSPADCGKEAQFALAEAELLPRFPEAFIPEQGKNLVPIVSAAQDTDKDIHTSTPVQNIGNMIPSLPSFSESPCTENPGSPGFHPVKRQQVSVTHNHLVAGLVPSGSKVKKTEIKKFPKSDFSSVKSKVGTRIVPGPASQLKPSHVNVNNKHIEAHRVATTRVTPAKLRSSTALVSTTTKMVNDAQRRVNTGAANLGLTSIQSSGHTTEDGQEKGRSSPPYQHPAANKHASAVQCSKASSVTEQAASSQVAGTAAQHSVNQTFCLSTLEKSPDKSKSGQTDHKPTPIKGVLNKIDVRAGSALGQDKPLVRKTRPRCSSESSAVSSRQPREKRTTLRFSNSISIHKANTQLGQTKPGHLDCSSRNKPTIPTEATNQPAENSTREVKRISLVAESSKSITSGASWDERKSRFRAQAFPRQARGAPLSLPPAASPRPVTPSTRQRQGTFGKDEYRTSKAAGTPQSKQKSSTGSQRVQAKGEPSLGTVSTASIKPQLNGSQPPHTPTQPLLMGPPPTPTSRLPVPHKTPGPSRSLTVARVYSELSEGAGRTQVDKNKPKASSRHQHPQQQASQPNQRNGAVAVVPAGTAEGGRKDQSIQQLRGLLAASNCRFEAVAIVLQEALAERDEARKQCRDLSQELGNLRGELVCSVHSSERLEKEKDELRVALEDALHTLQEQHQKDLAELEQRLQAFYQAEWDKVHLSYQQETDKCRTLLQQQMGELKDNHEVMKLELENSHAEQLQSVKQQYEMSLEELRKVHSQELQSLERTLKETGDALSGQIEKLTMENNALTEKLAAEENRRKQLADKSQKDSHTLYLEQELESLKVVLDIKNKQLHQQEKKLMEIDKLTEKNVKLDESLNKVQQENEDLKARMERHAALSRQLSTEQTVLQETLQKESKVNKRLSMENEELMWKLHNGDLSSPRKVSPTSASSPHSFSFQSPRSSGLFSSPPVSPR